From Phenylobacterium montanum, the proteins below share one genomic window:
- a CDS encoding Hpt domain-containing protein produces the protein MARRDLTGAVDFAYLESYAGQDMAVVEEVLGLFREQAAIWLRLLDPVTPGDAWRDAAHTLKGAARGIGAGALAEACAAAELATGEAAGERAVLLDRVRDALDLALADIAAYLHEQAIQSLKRQA, from the coding sequence ATGGCTAGACGCGATCTGACCGGCGCCGTCGATTTCGCCTATCTGGAAAGCTATGCCGGCCAGGACATGGCCGTGGTCGAGGAAGTCCTCGGGCTGTTTCGGGAGCAAGCCGCAATCTGGCTGCGCCTATTGGATCCGGTGACTCCGGGCGATGCATGGCGTGATGCGGCCCACACGCTCAAGGGCGCGGCCCGCGGAATCGGGGCGGGGGCCCTGGCCGAGGCTTGCGCGGCGGCTGAGCTGGCTACGGGAGAGGCCGCGGGGGAGCGGGCTGTGCTGCTCGACCGTGTGCGCGACGCTCTGGACCTCGCCCTGGCGGATATCGCCGCCTACCTGCACGAACAAGCGATCCAGTCGCTCAAGCGGCAGGCCTGA